A DNA window from Haloferax volcanii DS2 contains the following coding sequences:
- a CDS encoding ABC transporter permease, whose protein sequence is MSEFQRFLAKRLAISIVLTLVAVSVIFVVLRLLPGSPFESLVTAGNLSQQQITEIRAMYGLDQPMWRQYLSYLQSILLFQFGYSILRSQPVWGVLAPRLVNTLILLVPALVTTAVLSSLLGMYVGWNRGSKLEKLSIIATTFLRSTPVFITGILFVIIFAYNLELVPAFGMRSISASPEGYVETFASFDFLHHYILPFTVSVLYYSGDFLLLARNGVVEKRGSEFLKLHRAKGLSEMQQLARAGRNSMLPILTYFALRLGMIFQGLILLEVVFGWPGIGRELVLAIQQQDYPLVQAAVFIMALAVIVANLVADVLYAYFDPTVSTSGGGAA, encoded by the coding sequence GTGAGCGAGTTCCAGCGGTTTCTCGCAAAGCGGCTCGCCATCTCCATCGTGCTCACCCTCGTGGCCGTCTCGGTCATCTTCGTCGTCTTGCGGTTGCTCCCGGGGAGTCCGTTCGAATCCCTCGTCACCGCGGGCAACTTGAGCCAGCAGCAAATCACCGAGATTCGAGCGATGTACGGCCTCGACCAGCCGATGTGGCGGCAGTACCTCAGCTACCTCCAGAGCATCCTGCTGTTTCAGTTCGGCTACTCCATCCTGCGGAGCCAGCCCGTCTGGGGGGTACTGGCCCCGCGGCTCGTCAACACGCTCATCCTGCTCGTCCCCGCGTTAGTGACGACGGCGGTCCTGAGTTCCCTGCTCGGGATGTACGTCGGCTGGAACCGCGGGAGCAAACTGGAGAAGCTCAGCATCATCGCCACGACGTTCCTCCGGTCGACGCCGGTGTTCATCACGGGCATCCTGTTCGTCATCATCTTCGCGTACAACCTCGAACTGGTGCCCGCATTCGGGATGCGCTCTATCAGCGCCTCGCCGGAGGGCTACGTCGAGACGTTCGCCTCGTTCGACTTCCTGCACCACTACATCCTGCCGTTTACGGTGTCGGTGCTGTACTACAGCGGCGATTTCCTGCTGTTGGCGCGCAACGGCGTCGTCGAAAAGCGGGGGTCGGAGTTCCTCAAGCTCCACCGCGCGAAGGGGCTCTCGGAGATGCAGCAGCTCGCGCGGGCGGGTCGGAACTCCATGCTGCCGATTCTGACCTACTTCGCGCTGCGTCTCGGGATGATTTTCCAGGGACTCATCCTGCTCGAAGTCGTCTTCGGCTGGCCCGGCATCGGCCGCGAACTCGTGCTCGCCATCCAACAGCAGGACTACCCGCTGGTGCAGGCCGCCGTCTTCATCATGGCGCTCGCGGTCATCGTGGCGAACCTCGTCGCCGACGTGCTGTACGCCTACTTCGACCCGACC